AAGATAATACAATTTTGCTGATGCCTGGACAGAGCAGGGAATGCATCCAGTTTCCCGCTCCTTGGGGCTGTTGTGCATGTTTCTCATGGCAATGCTTCTCACTCCGGTCGGGTGATCCTCTCAGCTCCCAGAGAGATTCACAGGCTCCGTATGGACTTCCAGCGTCGCAGCAACAAACACGACGAGGTCAGACCACTGGAATATTGGCTAAATTCACTAATATTTATGTTGCGTGTTGGAATGTCGATTTTCTCTTTTAAAGTCTGCCCGAAAGAAGAAACATAACAATTAGCACGGCGTCTAATTAGAACGGGTTGGCGTTCGATGCTGACCTTGTAGGCTTCTGGAATTTCCGTCGGCGATCTGTGCACGATCGTTCCGTTGATGTACAGCATATTGGCCGCACTCTCCTCGGGCAGAGTCAACTTCTGGTAGGTGCAGATGGCCTCGCGCTCCATCCGCTTCACGATCTCCTGGCAGGTGGGGCTACTGCTCACACACAGCACTTCCGGCCCCGCCATGGTCACATAGTACTTCAGCCTCTTGGTGCCGTTGACCTGAATGCGATGAATAATGGTTGAATGGTTgtaatatatgcaaatataataGAAAGGGGAGCTTTAATAGACAATCCCAAAGATCTGTTCACAGATGGTTGCTCAATTGTAGTAATATGtagtaatataatataatattataacaaTACCCGAATCGGCGTCACTGGATATTCGGGATAGGCCATGGCCACCGCCCGGGCTCCCTCCTCGTTAGTGAAACTGGAGATGCCAATGAAGAATTCACGACCTAATGCAATTAATACAATGCTTAATAATGGAACATGGTATctctttaaatgaaatatataccCGTGAAAAGCACATCGCCACCATCGAGCAGAGCTTGCGGATCCTCGATCTCGATGACCGGAATGTCCAGCTCTTTTTTGAGGATAATGGCCATGCTCTCGGCCTCGAGTCGCCGCTTGGGATGCTCCGATCTTCCGATCAGGGCCACTCCGTTACAGATCACGGCACTGTTCTCGACGAATACGCCCTCGGGCAGCTGGTCATCCGGCGGCAGCTCAATCACATCGAGGCCAATGGTCCGCAGGAGGGTGCAGTACTGCTCGTGCTGCTGCTTGGCCAGTTGTACATCGAACTTCCCGTTCTCCAGCAGGGCATCCGAGATTCTACGGATTTAAAGCGGTTAACAATGGGTGTACTAATTGAGGCGCGAATACGGGAGTGTCTGAGTGGATAAACGAGTGGGTAAATGTACTTGTATGCTAACTATTCCTTATTGACTTATGGTTTGCTAagaaagttattaatttattaatgctATTATTAAGCATTTTGTTTAAGCATTGCTTAATGATTGTGGGAGAAACTATTGTAGATGTGTGCTTGGTAAACATGAAACTGTATTTTTAAACGTATAACTTCAAAATTCGTATCCTCAGATTTATAAGTTCTATTATAGCTACAGATAGATTTGAATAATCAGATAGATAGTGTGGGTATATCAAAACCAGATAGTATTAAATACAGGATCCAGGAACTGGGCACCTTGGAAGGTGCAGCCCCACCCACTGGCATGTGTACCCACGAACGATTGGTTGGGTGACCTAATTCCGCGCCACTGGGGCACTCCCTCCTCCGGATGCGCCAATCCGTCGAATTGCGACGAATCTGGGCTCCACTCACCTGGCCACAATCGCATGTGTGTACTTGGGCGACATGGTCGGCGGATTGGCCACTGGGTGCTCGTCCTGGGCGGCGgaatgcagatgcagatgcggatgcgaaGATGGGGATTCGGATTGGATTCAGTTGGGCACAGTGTGACCTCGCTGCGAATGCCAGTAAAGGCAATTCTTCCAGCGCACTGGTCACTCTGCCATTCactggaaatatttaaaagttattgAAATGATTTAGTAACGGAAAATTACACTTCTTGTTTCTTAAATGTAGTAttgcaaatcaaataaatgagTAATTAAAAAGGataagcatatatatatataactgaACGAAATGCGAATTTTCTATGCATTTCCATAATAATTGACCCAAAAAACGtagaaggaaaagaaaattgcTCTTACTGTGATATAACTTATTTACGCTTACGAATAaggttttattattaaaatattaaattaataatataaaaaatcgTGACTTGTGGTGAACAGTTACGACCGCAGCAGTGACCTCAAGAATTACCCGCTCCAGCGTTATCGATAAACCGCCGATAACGAGTGCTAACGCATACACATCGCCAATTTGGGCATTTTCTCGCATGTAAATTGCGAATTGTGCTTGCATTTTTCGCGTTTTCCCGCGCACACAATCCTTCGGCAGCCGTGAAATTAATGCGCCCAATAGTAAAAGAGCAGTAGGCATGGACGAAGGTGAGTAAGAACATTGCATCCAATCCGCGCGAGCGTTTCATTGATGGCGGCGTCTTGTCTGGTGCAGATTATTCGGCGTCATCTTCGGCCGGCGGTGGCAAGAAGGCCGGCAAGCAGCACAACACGCTGCCCTTTTGGGGCAACGAGTCCTCGATGAACCTGAATGCCCTGATCCTGGCCAACATCCAGAGCTCCAGCTACTTCAAAGGTGCATACTAATCCACACGCGTGCTGTTGTCAATCGTCCCACTTACCCGCCTTTTTTTGTGTACTCGTAACAGTCCATTTGTTTAAACTGAAAACCTACCATGAAGTGGTCGACGAGATCTACTACCAGGTGAAGCATATGGAGCCATGGGAGCGAGGATCCCGCAAAACGTCCGGACAGACGGGCATGTGCGGCGGTGTGAGTGGTTTATGAAATGTAGCGCTAATCGTTGGCGATGCTTTATGGAATGCGCGAATGTATGTACTCATTTTCGGTATCCTAATCCATTCTAGGTGCGAGGCGTTGGCGCCGGCGGCATTGTGTCCACGGCATATTGCCTGCTCTACAAGCTATACACGCTGCGGCTGACCCGGAAGCAGATCAACGGACTGCTCAATCACACAGACTCGGCCTACATCCGGGCACTAGGTAGGTGTTGGTAAGTCGCATGAGTTCAGCCGTCACATATGCCGTCGcttgctcctgctcccccaGCTcaccaaacgaaacgaaaccaaaccaaaccacaCCATACATCaccccaaaaatgaaaaaaaaaaaaaaacatcaagcAGGGTGGGTCGATTTGGACGGTTGCAAACTATAATAGAGAATCTTGGCGGATGGTATTCTATGGATTGAAGAACAATCACGTTTCCTTTTCGATTTCAAGTTGTGCCTTTTGCGAGAAGAGGACCTAGCATCTCCTTGCATCTGCCTGCGAAGGTAATCTTTACCCtacttgcaaatattttattttatcaagtaATCATGTTTATGCAATTCCCGGAGCAGTTCATTAAGCATGCACAAAtcttttcaaatttattcgaCTTAAATCACAATCTTGACTATTCAACCCTTGCTTTTTCAGAAATTCCTAACTAAAATCAAAGGAAAAAGTCAAAGTCTACGGTAATTTGcctattaaaaaatatcttttttagGGATTTTTAGTTTCCTTTTGCATGATTTTGCCGATTTTTCCCTCGCAATTGTGtgcataattattaaattcgatTAAATGCTTTATACTACATTCAtgatttttagatttttccAAAAGAAAATTCCATGTTTTGTCAGAGTGGCCTTTCCCTCTAattgaaaacataaattccATTCAAAAATGAATAGGCTTCCAACTAAGTAATACTTTCCCGTCAATCAAATCGAGCCACTCTACCATGAAACTCATTTTCCCCCTTTGGCCAACCACCACAAGTTCAACTccttgaaaatgttttaatccCGAGTTTTATTCCGTGCCGCAGGCTTTATGTACTTGCGATACACGCAGCCGCCGAGTGACCTGTACGACTGGTATGAGGACTATTtgcaggacgaggaggagaTCGACGTGAAAGCGGGCGGCGGCCAGGTGAGTCAACTGTATGAGCCACCAATCACACGAAACCCAACACTCGGTTGATAGAACTTGGCACTAACCTAAGCTATTTGCAGGTCTTAACCATCGGACAGATGGTTTATCAGTTTATGACCAAGCTGGACTGGTTCTCCACGCTCTTTCCGCGCATCCCCGTGCCGATTCAGAAGCAGATCGAGAAGAGGATCGAGCAATACTGTAGGGAGCAGGGGGTGACCGTTCATCAGTTGAGCACGGGTCGGTCGACTGCAGGTCAGGGCACTGCAGCCGCTGCCCAGGATGCGGACTACCAGGAGTATCCGGAGGGTGGCGTAGAGCGTGGAAGCGGCGGACGTGGCGGTGGACAAGCTGGCTCCCGTTCCAACGCCTACCCACAAGCGAATAACTATCGCAACGATTATGACGAGCGTGACTACTATGCTACCGCGTCTGGCTCGTCCTACGGCCGTGGTCGCGGTGGCTACGAGGACTACCCACCGGCGCCACTGCCACCACAGATGCCTTACGGCGAGCGGGAAAGGGAGAGGGATCGCGAGCGGGATAAGAATAAGGATTACGACCGCCACCGCAGCAAGCACAAGAAGAAGCACAACCATAGACAAAGCTCGCGTAGCCGCAGCAGAAGCCGCAGCCGGAGTCGCCACCGCTCCGAGCGCCATGAGCGCAAGCGCGACGGTGGTGGCTACGAGCGGAGCAGCAAGAGCCGGCACAACGAACACTATGAAGAGCGGGAGCGACGTCATCGGTGAAGACCGAATCCACCCACCAAAACAAGCCTCCTCCTTCTTAAGTTGTTCTGTTACTAACTAACTTTGTTTCACAATAGTACTActacacttttttttatttgtcaaGCCCTATCTACACTTTGGAAGCCGCGAGCGTCAGTTGCGCTTCTTACTCAGGTTAAACACTCTCCGAAACCCCGAAACGTCCCATAACTAACACTAAATCTAGACACAATCACATGCGGACACAGCAGCAAGgctatattttgtaatttgtgaCTACACTTACGCTGATAAAATAGTTTCAAAGTTGtgtttatgaaaataaagtcagaaattatttgtttaaaacgGTTATTGcgtcaattttatttaaatataatataaatatatatatgatatatgatatgTGATATATGatgatatatgatatgatatatatgGGTAGTTAGTTAGTTTTGAGTTAGATTCAAAAATTAAACGGGTGTTTACTTTTAAGCTGAGAGAACAAAATGGATGAGTTCTTGGACTATCACATATCCATCAGTGATTCTAATTAGTGATATGATATATCAAGGGATTGAAAACTattgctgcatactttttagAGAATCTAGGTTTTAAAAAAGACTTCCTAATGTTTTGCAGTGTTTCTTTTTGAAATGTTTGGCCTGAAATTGAAGTTGTGCTTATGAGAGCTTTTGATTGAAATATAATCATCAGTGCTGCGCAATTTAGGAGCAGGTGAAAAACCAAGACTGCCAGGGAAACTCCAATCCAACAGACTCCGGTATTCAAATTTGAGAGTGTAAGTTCCATGTCTTGTAACAGATAAATTAAGCGGATTACTAATTCCAATAGGTTTAAACAATACTCAAATCACTTCTGATATTATtataatgcaaatttaaactGTAGGGTATATGGTTTATACTTGAACTCAACATAACCTAAAACACTTTAACCGGTAGCTGCTTCATTACATCAAAAAAGAATGACCTTCTCCTTATTTTAGGTTTTGTGGGAGGTTCCACCATCATATGTGTACTCAGAAAGATTACGGAAAGGTGGAGAGGTTCGGGCGATATCTTAAAGTTAGTATCTTATTCTTAGTATCGCATATATGATCCCATCATTCTCGATGGTAGAGGATTGAGGCAGTTCGCACGGCGGGACGTTTTTCGAGCTTTGAGCCGAGCATGGAATTATAATCGCCAGTGCTGCGCAGATTATTGGCAGCGCGGATCGGTCAGGTGCGACAGCTGAGACAGGTGAGGCGGTGCCAAGCCTCCTGGCCgaatttcgaatttcgaaTTTCAGTTAGTGTGCAACGCCTGCGTCGAGTTGTCGCCTCGCGCGCCGACCGTTAGAGGAAAAGCGCCGTCAAAAGAAAAGCGCCGGGCAGCCAGAAAGCGGCGTATCAAATGTAATTAGCATGTGCCAGCACCATTGAGAGAGTTCACTTAAGCCACCAAATCCGAGCCGTAATCCAAGCCAAAAAGCACACAGACATGCACAGCCACTGCGATCATATCATATCAATGTCAGGCAatacagcaacagcaacaacaaaaattgcaGAGAAAACAAACCGGAGTGGATGGAGCGAACAACAGTAAACGGCACACAATTCACGCGTGTGCGAATGCGCGCGTCAAATGGCCCGTTTTGACCATTTTGGGAAAACGGGGtactgtctgtgtgtgtgtgcttgtgcgagtgcgtgcgtgtgcgcctctgtttgtgtgtgtgtgtgtgcttatggccataaaacatGATTAGTGCCCGAAAGCAAATGTGCAAAGTTTATGGCTGGGCCAGCACCTTTTCTCCGCTCTCTGTTCTTCACTATTCTCTCTCTTCTCTCCGCGTTTAAGCTTGGCCCGAAACAGAGATGCCAGATAATGGGCGGAATATAGCTGCTTTTAGCGGGAATCGATTCAAAAAAAAGctatatttttcgaaaatatcTAGAGGGCTATAGTAGACCCATATGCATAGTGGATTTGGTCTAACTGAAAGGGGCTTATTCATTGCAAACGCGCTTAgtcataaaataatttcacttAATTGTGACATTCTAACGAACTGAAATATAAGCTACCTGATTTTAAACGAATTTCTCGGAAATACTTTTACTGCCTAAGCAAGTAGGCAATACTTTGAGATCGCTAATATCCGTAGATTGTAGTCTGTTAACTTAGTTGTGTGCATTTTTACTAGCCCATTAAAGGTTTCATACCAAAAAACATGAGCTcgcattttaataaaccgtTTGCCattgtaaaataattacatttggcGTACGtgtcgtatgagtaatatttttaaaatacggCTTTATCTTGTTCAAGGcgatattttgttttgcttcaaTTAATTGTATAGCGCAATAAGACAGTAAGTTTTCGATTTTCTATTGTAGTGAAATTGTTTCATTTGAAAActatattactcatacgcaatGTGCAACgaggcgtatgagtaatatgtCATTTCGGTATAGCACTTACTTTTAGACTACCAATAATGGTTTTAAAAAAGGTCTACTAATTGTGTCATGGAAATGCGGTGCTCTTTGAAGTATTTAGCAGTTTAGTGATGCGATTTCTgactatttcaatttattgcaTACTTATTGTATGTGCAGTTGTGTATCGGAAAAAAAGGCCGACCTGGTAGATCTGATCTTTGAGAGGTCTTGTGAGCTTTCCGAGCTTCGGAAACCACGATTTCGGTCAGTGGGGCAAATTGATCGGGCGTTCCGGGGAGGGCCAATCGCAGGCGAGAGTGCGAGAATGCAACTGGTCATTATCCTTCACTATTTTTATTAGCGCTTACCTATTttctgtgcttttttttttttaattttttaatgttttttgttgttgttgttgttgctacctGCGTCTCTCGTCAAATGCATTGACGTAATTGGCCGAGCGAAAAACTTAGCCGTATATCGATCTCGATCGCAGGTGTGTTAACCTAAAGTGGTTTTGATTTCACAACCGCAGAAGAGCTGGGGGGTGTATTACTTTAAGCTGTTACCACGTCATTCCGCCGGTGCCTATCAGCGTCAGCAAACTAGCGTCCGTGCGTCTTGTcagtcaacaaaaaataatatatataaaaaaaaaaaaatattaaaaaaaaacacatgaAAAAGGCCGAGGCCCAACAACGCGCACAGAgccagaacaaaaaaaaaaaacaaaaaaaaaaaaacaaaccaacgacagaaaatcacataaaacaataaaaaaaaatgcatttttaattgcccccTTGTTATTTATACCGCAAATGGTGGGCGGAGGGCGGCGGGAATCGTTGGGGGTGCGGCGGGGCGTTGAGTAATCACCGCGCCCTTGTCTACGCGGTAATCTTGCCCCccctctctccctctctctctgtctgccATCTCGCCGTCTCTGTCTGGGCTGTTGCGTCTGCGTTGTTCGCCGACCACTGACGTCATAGCCGCTGGCGTTTTGGACAAAGTGCGATGCCGCACCGTGGATCACCCAtcacccatcatcatcgttaTAAACATTATACGGCCATCGtatcatcataatcatcatcaccatcatcatcatcgtcatggCACCGTGGAATGGGTGGGCATTTCGAGTGAATCACGTGCTTATCATAAAGATTCCGTGCATACCAAAAATTCAATCAGATAATACGTATCTGACGACTTTTAGTCAATGAACCTGTTGATGGGAAATTGGGCtatccttcttttttttttttttttttttttttttttttttttaacttgtGTTGAATTACGAAGAACAATTTGAATGCGGATGCGACTTACGGTTTTGTCACCTACTTGCATaacgtacgtatgtatatacagGTATAGTAATTATTGCAACTcataaaaattttgcaatttgctaCGGAATTTCTGCAACTACAATCAGTTTTGACGTAGGTCGTTGGTTTGCGGTTGAGCTATACAAATGTACTGACATATTTCGTCTTTCGTAAGTCATGTACGCaagcggttttttttttaaataaattttttgtgtgtaGCGAACTGTTCTCTGTTTTAATTTCGAAGAATTTAATCGACTCCATTCCGTTTGGCTTTGTGCTTGGCAAAGAGTTGGTGTAAAGCGATAAAATGCTATTTGCGTCATTTGGTCTGATAGTTAACTATAAAAAGCAAGCTGGGAACTTATTTATAAGCTGAAACATGAACACGATACAAACATGGGCAGAGCTATTTAATTTTGTGCATATTTCAACGGGAACTTTACAGCTTGTAATTGTTTACTAAAGACTGCTGCCAGTTTTAAGccatacaatttattttttaattgcctgTATTAGATGTTCAACTTCAATTTGAGTTTCTAAATAAGTGCTTGtactgcaaaatttaattatacctTTTGTTTCGGTAAGCTTCATAAATCTGATCTTGCAAAAATAGTTATTGCTTTAGTTGTTTTCCGGGAAAAAGTTCCTAGTCAGctgggttttttttatttattatttggttttttcggCGATAAATCACCGATTCGTCCCATTGTGCGTCAATGTCGGTGTGTGCGTGACTGTGCGCTTGTAGTGGTGCTCGCAGAGTGCTTTATTGCATTGGGCTCGCATCGCCTGTCAGTCTGTCActgtgtgtgctggtgtgcgtGCGCCTCTCTG
This Drosophila simulans strain w501 chromosome X, Prin_Dsim_3.1, whole genome shotgun sequence DNA region includes the following protein-coding sequences:
- the LOC6725847 gene encoding pre-mRNA-splicing factor 38B isoform X2 gives rise to the protein MYLRYTQPPSDLYDWYEDYLQDEEEIDVKAGGGQVLTIGQMVYQFMTKLDWFSTLFPRIPVPIQKQIEKRIEQYCREQGVTVHQLSTGRSTAGQGTAAAAQDADYQEYPEGGVERGSGGRGGGQAGSRSNAYPQANNYRNDYDERDYYATASGSSYGRGRGGYEDYPPAPLPPQMPYGERERERDRERDKNKDYDRHRSKHKKKHNHRQSSRSRSRSRSRSRHRSERHERKRDGGGYERSSKSRHNEHYEERERRHR
- the LOC6725847 gene encoding pre-mRNA-splicing factor 38B isoform X1 is translated as MDEDYSASSSAGGGKKAGKQHNTLPFWGNESSMNLNALILANIQSSSYFKVHLFKLKTYHEVVDEIYYQVKHMEPWERGSRKTSGQTGMCGGVRGVGAGGIVSTAYCLLYKLYTLRLTRKQINGLLNHTDSAYIRALGFMYLRYTQPPSDLYDWYEDYLQDEEEIDVKAGGGQVLTIGQMVYQFMTKLDWFSTLFPRIPVPIQKQIEKRIEQYCREQGVTVHQLSTGRSTAGQGTAAAAQDADYQEYPEGGVERGSGGRGGGQAGSRSNAYPQANNYRNDYDERDYYATASGSSYGRGRGGYEDYPPAPLPPQMPYGERERERDRERDKNKDYDRHRSKHKKKHNHRQSSRSRSRSRSRSRHRSERHERKRDGGGYERSSKSRHNEHYEERERRHR
- the LOC27207936 gene encoding N(G),N(G)-dimethylarginine dimethylaminohydrolase 1 — encoded protein: MSPKYTHAIVARISDALLENGKFDVQLAKQQHEQYCTLLRTIGLDVIELPPDDQLPEGVFVENSAVICNGVALIGRSEHPKRRLEAESMAIILKKELDIPVIEIEDPQALLDGGDVLFTGREFFIGISSFTNEEGARAVAMAYPEYPVTPIRVNGTKRLKYYVTMAGPEVLCVSSSPTCQEIVKRMEREAICTYQKLTLPEESAANMLYINGTIVHRSPTEIPEAYKTLKEKIDIPTRNINISEFSQYSSGLTSSCLLLRRWKSIRSL